One genomic window of Pseudomonas aeruginosa includes the following:
- the opmE gene encoding multidrug efflux transporter outer membrane subunit OpmE has protein sequence MKPYLRSSLSALILLGGCAAVGPDYAPPSASAPASFGAMPAGIDGGGVEIEWWRGFDEPDLESLIQRALAANLDIALAGARLDEAKALLRENREEFLPRGGPAFDYQARRRGEVETPAGQQRDIETYRGALDASWEIDLFGRVRRSVEAAEAQAGSREALLRNVQASVAATVAMTWFQLQGIEAELAVVHDIAGNQRDSLEMVERLVSAGSAHEFDRLRAEALLHNVEAAVPDLERRRAATRNALAVLLAEAPQAFSPPVARASGERLTLRTLGVGDPAGLLARRADIAAAERNLAAATARIGVETAGLYPQVEVRGSIGLVAGNLDALDESGTSFNVLNPVIRWALLDRGRVRARIAASEARAQEALILYDRTVLRALQETDDAFNGYGAAADRLRLRLLEATANREAARLARERFVQGDGEYLDVLEAERSDYLSRRALSIARTEQRLAVVGIYKALGGGWEACAGARRCGVATDDTSPGVARQRDSRS, from the coding sequence ATGAAGCCATACCTGCGGTCTTCGTTGAGCGCGCTGATCCTGCTGGGCGGCTGTGCCGCGGTGGGGCCCGACTATGCGCCGCCGAGCGCGTCCGCACCGGCCAGCTTCGGCGCGATGCCGGCGGGTATCGATGGCGGTGGCGTGGAGATCGAGTGGTGGCGCGGGTTCGACGAGCCAGACCTGGAGTCTCTGATCCAGCGGGCGCTCGCGGCGAACCTCGACATCGCCCTTGCCGGCGCGCGCCTGGACGAAGCGAAGGCGCTGCTGCGCGAGAACCGCGAAGAGTTCCTGCCGCGCGGCGGCCCGGCGTTCGATTACCAGGCCCGGCGGCGCGGCGAGGTGGAAACACCGGCCGGCCAGCAGCGCGACATCGAGACCTATCGCGGCGCGCTGGATGCTTCCTGGGAAATCGACCTGTTCGGCCGGGTGCGGCGCTCGGTGGAGGCCGCCGAGGCGCAGGCGGGCTCGCGCGAGGCCCTGCTGCGCAACGTGCAGGCGAGCGTCGCGGCTACGGTTGCCATGACCTGGTTCCAGCTACAGGGCATCGAGGCCGAACTTGCGGTGGTCCATGACATCGCCGGCAACCAGCGCGACAGCCTGGAGATGGTCGAACGCCTGGTCAGCGCCGGCTCCGCCCACGAGTTCGACCGGTTGCGCGCCGAAGCGTTATTGCACAACGTCGAGGCGGCCGTGCCCGACCTCGAACGGCGCCGCGCCGCCACCCGCAATGCGCTGGCCGTTCTCCTTGCGGAAGCCCCGCAGGCCTTCAGCCCGCCGGTCGCCCGTGCCTCCGGGGAAAGGCTGACGCTCCGCACCCTCGGGGTCGGCGACCCGGCGGGACTGCTGGCGCGTCGCGCCGACATCGCCGCGGCCGAACGCAACCTGGCGGCCGCGACCGCACGTATCGGCGTCGAGACCGCGGGGCTGTATCCGCAGGTCGAGGTACGCGGCTCGATCGGCCTGGTCGCCGGCAATCTCGATGCTTTGGACGAGAGTGGTACGTCCTTCAACGTCCTGAACCCGGTGATTCGCTGGGCGTTACTCGACCGCGGTCGCGTGCGGGCGCGGATCGCCGCCAGCGAGGCCCGTGCGCAGGAGGCATTGATCCTCTACGACCGGACGGTGCTGCGCGCCCTGCAGGAGACCGATGATGCCTTCAACGGCTATGGCGCTGCCGCTGACAGGCTCCGCCTGCGCCTGCTCGAGGCGACGGCCAATCGCGAGGCGGCGCGCCTGGCCCGGGAACGCTTCGTCCAGGGGGACGGCGAGTACCTGGACGTGCTCGAGGCGGAACGCTCGGACTACCTCAGCCGGCGCGCATTGAGCATCGCGCGCACCGAGCAGCGCCTTGCCGTCGTGGGTATCTACAAGGCGCTGGGTGGTGGCTGGGAAGCCTGCGCGGGGGCGCGGCGCTGTGGCGTGGCTACCGACGATACCTCTCCAGGCGTGGCACGGCAGCGCGACAGTCGCTCCTGA
- a CDS encoding heavy-metal-associated domain-containing protein: protein MFSFHIPNMTCGGCAKTVTRILHGVDPQARVETDPPRREARVESTLDKHAFLEALSEAGYPEGR, encoded by the coding sequence ATGTTTTCTTTCCATATTCCGAACATGACCTGCGGCGGTTGTGCCAAGACTGTCACCCGTATCCTGCACGGCGTCGATCCCCAGGCGCGCGTAGAGACCGATCCCCCTCGGCGCGAGGCTAGGGTCGAGAGCACTCTGGACAAGCACGCATTCCTCGAGGCGTTGAGCGAGGCCGGTTATCCGGAGGGCCGTTGA
- a CDS encoding HOASN domain-containing protein, which yields MTSNPLQQCCSSSSDMNIRSQRTMSEPARNASALLAEALKPGASLDQITLALEAILAVTAKGLGGDASAYAQYQALLLELHVGSDPHTEPTRRWMASQVYLVEDRFAPEPAGFSAVPVEEFRKKVDAEIEARSRVRHPMSVHLFQGTPPVEDVRFFLEHHWVRSYNFYSLLAELAFRFENIEDASVFYRNLYGEAGAETPERSHPALLSHLMTYFDIPLRIDFPALHPLEKAYLNNRIRCVRHTDVAWGLALLYAVESVSCVNHRRIYELLQRLGVPEQPSEFHRLHGTQDEIDTEEMWALIAKFAPSEDFQRQFMQSLARHFEINRAYFDLLWEQMQANSLAMA from the coding sequence ATGACTTCAAATCCGTTACAGCAATGCTGCAGTTCTTCCTCCGATATGAATATCCGTTCCCAGCGGACAATGTCGGAACCTGCCCGAAATGCATCGGCTCTCCTGGCTGAAGCCTTGAAACCCGGTGCCTCCCTGGACCAGATCACGCTCGCGCTCGAGGCGATTCTCGCGGTCACGGCCAAAGGCCTGGGCGGCGATGCTTCGGCTTACGCGCAGTACCAGGCGTTGCTCCTGGAACTGCACGTAGGCAGCGATCCGCATACGGAGCCGACCCGCCGCTGGATGGCGAGCCAGGTCTACCTGGTCGAGGATCGTTTCGCTCCCGAGCCGGCCGGTTTCAGCGCCGTCCCGGTGGAGGAGTTCCGCAAGAAGGTCGACGCCGAGATCGAGGCGCGCAGCCGGGTGCGCCATCCCATGTCGGTCCACCTGTTCCAGGGCACGCCGCCGGTCGAGGACGTGCGCTTCTTCCTGGAACACCATTGGGTCCGTTCCTACAACTTCTACAGCCTCCTGGCGGAGCTGGCCTTCCGCTTCGAAAACATCGAGGACGCCTCGGTGTTCTACCGCAACCTCTACGGCGAGGCCGGGGCGGAGACGCCGGAGCGCTCGCACCCCGCGTTGCTGTCCCACCTGATGACCTACTTCGACATTCCGCTGCGCATCGATTTCCCGGCGCTGCATCCGCTGGAGAAGGCCTACCTCAACAACCGTATCCGTTGCGTGCGGCACACCGATGTCGCCTGGGGCCTTGCGCTCCTGTACGCGGTCGAGTCGGTGAGCTGCGTCAACCACCGGCGCATCTACGAACTCCTGCAGCGCCTGGGCGTGCCCGAGCAACCCAGCGAGTTCCATCGCCTGCACGGCACCCAGGACGAGATCGATACCGAGGAGATGTGGGCGCTGATCGCCAAGTTCGCGCCGAGCGAAGACTTCCAGCGCCAGTTCATGCAGTCGCTGGCGCGCCACTTCGAAATCAACCGGGCCTACTTCGACCTGCTCTGGGAGCAGATGCAGGCGAATTCCCTGGCCATGGCCTGA
- a CDS encoding HOASN domain-containing protein: protein MNTRNFSLPQLQNLPIEEARIVADALAVHATSRQIDSAASKLAALAEAGLKGDRQAYAAYQQLLYVLSLSDDVATAQTRRWLARAIYRVEERFMPAADLSRALSEEDFQKRLEQEIAAQSRERHPMSQYVFSGSASRAQLQVFLRHQWFRTFRLYRDAADLLVNLTDVDEAAALARYLYGELGEEDEKGSHPRLLAKLLEAIGLEADFQAVSTMPEEIAYLNNRARAFRHAEVGWGLAVFYITELVVPGNHEKLYRALLQAGLSEDQAEYYKVHISLVPPRAKREWQLIARRIPDVQFQNAFLTSLSQHFRVERAYYDAIWEEMQSVK, encoded by the coding sequence ATGAATACCCGCAATTTTTCCCTGCCGCAGTTGCAGAACCTGCCCATCGAAGAAGCACGCATCGTTGCCGATGCGCTGGCCGTCCACGCTACTTCCCGCCAGATCGATAGCGCCGCGAGCAAGCTGGCCGCGCTGGCCGAGGCAGGGCTCAAGGGCGACCGCCAGGCCTATGCCGCGTACCAGCAGTTGCTCTACGTCCTTTCGTTGAGCGACGACGTGGCGACCGCCCAGACCCGGCGCTGGCTGGCCCGGGCGATCTATCGCGTCGAAGAGCGTTTCATGCCCGCCGCCGATCTTTCCAGGGCGTTGTCCGAGGAGGATTTCCAGAAGCGACTCGAACAGGAAATCGCCGCGCAGTCCCGCGAGCGGCACCCGATGTCGCAGTACGTGTTCTCCGGCTCGGCCTCCCGCGCGCAGCTCCAGGTGTTCCTCCGTCACCAGTGGTTCCGCACCTTCCGCCTGTACCGCGATGCGGCCGACCTGTTGGTCAACCTGACCGATGTGGACGAGGCCGCGGCGCTCGCGCGTTACCTCTATGGCGAGTTGGGCGAGGAAGACGAAAAGGGTTCGCATCCGCGCCTGCTGGCCAAGCTGCTCGAGGCCATCGGCCTTGAGGCGGACTTCCAGGCCGTGTCGACGATGCCCGAGGAAATCGCCTACCTGAACAATCGCGCCCGTGCCTTCCGGCATGCCGAGGTCGGTTGGGGGCTGGCGGTGTTCTACATCACCGAACTGGTCGTGCCGGGGAACCACGAAAAGCTCTATCGGGCCCTGCTCCAGGCCGGCCTGAGCGAGGACCAGGCGGAGTACTACAAGGTCCACATCAGCCTCGTACCGCCGCGGGCCAAGCGCGAATGGCAACTCATCGCGCGGCGGATTCCGGACGTGCAGTTCCAGAATGCGTTCCTGACCTCGCTATCGCAGCACTTCCGTGTGGAAAGGGCCTATTACGACGCGATCTGGGAAGAGATGCAGAGCGTCAAGTGA